CGGCAGCTCAGCCCCCTAAGATCGTGATTGTCCCAGCCTCAAGGCCAGCGCAGCTTGAACTCGGTGAGAACCATCAGAAAGTCGATGGCAGGGGAGAGTCTGCTGAGCTGGGCGTATAGCAAAAAAATTCTAACAATAGCGCCTGTGCTGCGTGCATATAAAGTTAGCGGCTCGCCGGTTGTATTTCAACCGCGCGTAGCTGTGCGGCGAGTTTATCCAGCACGCCATTCACATATTTATAGCCATCCGTGCCACCAAAAGTCTTTGTTACTTCGACGGCTTCATTAATCACCACACGGTATGGAATTTCAATATGATGCATGAGCTCATATGCGCCAATTAGCAAGACGGCGTGCTCGATTGGGGATAATTCTGCGCTTGGCCTATCGATACAGGGAGTTAACTGTGTATCCAGGGCTTTAGCATCGCGGATTACCCCTTGCAATAGCGTATCGAAATGCTCTCGATCAGCTTTGCCAAACCCTGGGGCCGACTGTAACTGGGCGACGATAGCGCTAGCATCCGTTCCAGAGAGCAGCCATTGATATAGTCCTTGTACCGCAAATTCGCGGGAGCGGCGACGGGCGCTTTTCATTCGAAGTCTTCCTCGTCTTCGTCTCCTTCCTCGGGGATTAAAGAGAGATCAATCGCAGTCGATAAGTTTGCCATTTCAACGGCAACGCGCGCCACGTCACGGCCTTTTTCCGCGATACGGGCGATCGCTTGTTCTTCCGTATCTGTCGTGAGCACTCCGTTAGCAATCGGAATTTGAAACTCAAGAGCAACTTGCTGAATGCCTGCACTGCTCTGATTTGAAACAATTTCAAAGTGATACGTTTCACCACGAATGACTGTGCCAAGAGCGATGAAGGCGTCGAACTCTCCACTGACAGCGAGTTTTTGCAGAGCATAGGGAATTTCAAGTGCGCCAGGAACAGTAATGCAGAGCACATTCTCGCTCTCTACCCCGAGCCGTTCAAGCTCTTCAAGGCAAGCATCCGTTAGGCTATTGCCAACCGCTTCGTTAAAACGCGATTGCACGATGCCAATCGAAAGGTCATTACCGTCTAGATCGGGTTGATATTGGTTAATTTCCATAATTTCGGGTTATAAAAATAGTAGTTTATGAAGCCTGGAGAATGTCTCAATAGACAATCGCTTTTACTGTACAGCAGTTACCCCTGGCATCGGGGCAAAGCCTGTCACTTCTAAGCCGTAGCACGACATAGCGTGCAGTTTGCGTGGGCTCGAAAGCACATGCATTTTACCTACGTTTAAATCGCGCAAGATTTGTGCGCCTACGCCATAAGTTTTGAAATCTGCTGGTCGATGCTTAAGCTGCGCAGCTTTTTCTGGCTGATTGCACGCTTCAAACGCATTAAATAAATACTCTTTTGAGGCGCTACAGTTCATCAATACAATGACGCCGCATTCACTGGCCGCGATTTCTTGCAAAGCGGCATGCAGGGTCCAAGAGTGGGTGGCGCCATCGATTTCAAGTAAATCCAGTACCGACATAGGCTCATGGACGCGCACGAAAGTCGTGCGGTCAGGCTGGGGGGTGCCACGCACAAGTGCGATATGCGGTGCTCCGTTGGATTTGTCTCGATAAATAACCGCATGAAATGCCCCGTGCGGGGTGTGCATGGGGCGTTCGGCGACACGTTCAATGATCGACTCAGTCAGGCTGCGATATTGCACCAAATCTGCAATGGTGCCGATTTTAAGGGAGTGCTTGGCTGCAAAATCAATCAGATCGGGCAAACGCGCCATGCTGCCATCGTCATTGATGACCTCGCAAATGACCGCGGCCGGCGTAAGGCCCGCTAGTCGGGTAAGGTCGCAGCCCGCTTCAGTGTGGCCAGCGCGCACGAGCACGCCGCCAGGCTGCGCCGCTACCGGGAAAATATGGCCCGGCTGTACAATATCTGTCGCCCGCGCATTGCGCGCCACGGCAGCTTGCACGGTGCGCGCGCGGTCTGCTGGGGAGACCCCAGTGGTGACGCCCTGCGCGGCTTCAATGCTAACGGTGAAGGCGGTATTGTATTGCGTCCCATTATTGGGGGTCATCAGCGGCAAATTGAGCCGCTCGCAGCACTCTTGCGTAAGCGTTAGGCAGACTAAACCCCGCGCAAAGCGGATCATAAAATTAATCGCTTCGGGGGTTACAAAGTCTGCCGCGAGCATTAGATCGCCTTCATTCTCACGATCTTCCTCATCAACCAGAATCACCATCCGACCTGCTTTAAGCTCGGCAATAATTTCTTGAGTAGAAGCAATGGACATAACGATGGGCAAACGTAAAATATGAATCTTACGCTATTGGCGTCAAAAGAGATATTGCTGTTGGCTCTAGTAAGGCTTTAGCTTATTGTGAGGAGGCTTTTGAAGAACTCAAAATACGCTCAACATAACGGGCGATTAAATCGATCTCAAGATTGACGCGGGCGCCTACTTTGAGTAGCTTTAACGTGGTAGCCGAGAGCGTATGCGCGATCAGATTGATTGAAAATTCACAGCCATCAACCCGATCGTGCACGCTGTTAACCGTTAAGCTTACGCCGTTTACGGTGACCGAGCCTTTATAGGCAAGGTAGCGGCCTAGTGCAGGGGGCGCAAGCACACGCAATTCATAGGATTCGCCAACCGGCGCAAAGTGAGTCACGGCGCCGACTTCATCGACGTGCCCCGCCACTAAATGCCCGCCAAGACGATCATGAGCGCGCAACGCTTTTTCAAGATTGACTGCGCCGGGTGTATCGAGCCCTGCGGTGCGCGCGAGGCTTTCTCGCGATACGTCAACGATAAATCGCGGACCGTCGACTGTATGCTGTTTTGCGACAACCGTCATACATGCCCCTTGCAGAGCGATGCTATCGCCCGGAGCAACATCGTCAAGGCTAAGAGAACCTGGATTAACCGCAAGTCGCACGCCGGCGGCGCTATCGCCAAGCGGACTGACCGTTTCAATTTGACCGATTGCAGCGACTATGCCTGTAAACATTTGATTTAATTTTCTGAAAATAAAAGGGTTAAGCGGTATCGATGGCGCACTCACGCTCGGTTTTATCGTTATCGCCTAGTGCGCCAACTCGCGCCAGGATGCGTAGCTCACGGCCAACTCGCTCAACGGATTGAAATGAAAGCGTGACGCGTTGCGCTAAGGAGGCGGGTGCGGCAAGTTTGAACATACCCAGTGCATCGCATAATAAGCTGGGCGCTAAATAGATGAGCAGTTCATCAATGCAATGCTGCTGTAAAAGTGCGCCATTTAGACTTGGGCCAGCTTCAACATGTAATTCATTAATGCCACGTTCGCCCAGCAGGTGTAGCAACGCAGGCAGATCAACTTGAGCCGAAGAATGGTTGGCAAGCGAAATGACTTCGGCGCCGCGCGCGCGTAATGCATGCGCTTTTTGCGCTCGCGTAGCATCAAGCGAGGCGCAGACAATCAGTAGCGGAGCATGGCCATTTAATACATGGGCATCGAGCGGCACCTCAAGCCGACTATCGACTAAGACCCGTAGTGGTTGGCGTGGCGTGTCAACGCCACGCACGGTCAATTGCGGATTATCCGTGCGTACCGTCCCAATGCCCGTCAAGATGGCACACGCCCGCGCGCGCCAGAGATGGCTATCAGCGCGTGCTGCAGAGCTTGTAATCCATTGGCTTTCTCCGCTGGGCAAAGCGGTGCGACCGTCTAAGCTGGCGGCAATTTTTACGCGGACCCATGGCCGGTGGCGGGTCATGCGTGAAATAAAGCCCAGATTGAGCTCATACGCTTCGTGCGCGAGCAAACCGCAACGCACATCAATTTGCGCTGCGCGCAGCAAAGCCAGGCCTTGACCTGATACTAGCGGGTTCGGATCTTCCAACGCGCTAACGACTTGGGCGATTTGCGCTTCAATTAAGGCCTTTGCACAAGGTGGGGTGCGGCCGAAGTGGCTGCATGGCTCTAATGAAACATAAGCGGTAGCGCCGCTGGGATCATGTCCGCGCGTGCGCGCATCGTGTAGTGCTTGGATTTCCGCATGGGCGCCTCCTGCCGGTTGCGTAAATCCTTCGCCAATCACCGCGCCATCTTTAACCAGCACGCAGCCGACGCGCGGGTTGGGCGTCGTCGTATACATGCCACGCGCAGCAAGCGCCAAAGCTCGCTGCATATACATGAAATCAGCGTTAGAAAACATGAACTCTAGTCATTTAAGGCTGAGAATGCGGCACGTGCTGCCGTAAGCGTTGCATCAATCACTGCAGCATCGTGTGTAATGGAGACAAAGCCTGCTTCATAGGCGGATGGAGCGAAATAAAACCCCGCAGCGAGCATATGATGGAAAAAAGCATTGAAATGCTCTAGATTGCAATTTGCAACCTCAGCCAAACAAGTGGGAGGGCGAGCCGTAAAATATAAGCCAAACATCCCTCCTATATGATCGGTTGAGAAGGCAAGGCCTGCGGCGCGAGCGGCCTGCGCGAGGCCCTCCGTTAAGCGCGCGGTTTGAGTTTGTAGCTGTTCATAAAAATTAGGTGCTTGCAGGCGCTTTAAGGTTGCTAGTCCGGCGGCCACAGCGAGTGGGTTGCCAGCGAGCGTACCTGCTTGATAGACCGCGCCAAGCGGGGCTAAATGCGCCATAATCTCGCGGCGCCCGCCAAATGCAGCGGCGGGCATGCCGCCGCCGATAATTTTGCCTAAGCAGGTCAAATCCGGTGTAATGTTGTAGAGTGCTTGCGCGCCACCTAGCGCCACGCGAAAGCCGCTCATCACTTCATCAAAAATTAAAAGCGCGCCATGTTGCGTGCATAGTTCGCGCAGCTTCTGAAGAAAGGTAGGCGCGCCGCGTACCAAATTCATGTTACCAGCGATGGGTTCAACGATCACAGCAGCAATTTCTGCCCCGATGGACGCAAAAGTTTCGCTCAATTGCTCTAGATTGTTATATTCAAGCACAGTTGTATGCTGCGCAACCGTATCCGGCACGCCTGCCGAAGTCGGCTGGCCAAAACTTAAGAGTCCCGATCCTGCTTTGATGAGCAAGCTATCTGCATGGCCGTGGTAACACCCTTCGAATTTAATAATGCGCTGGCGTTTGGTAAAACCACGCGCAAGCCGCAACGCGCTCATGGTGGCTTCGGTGCCGCTGCAGACAAGCCGGACTTGTTCAATTGAAGGGACGAGCTTGCAAATCTCTTCCGCGATTTCAATCTCAGCCTCAGTCGGTGTGCCAAAACTAAATCCGTGAGTTAATGCAGTTTCAACTGCTGCCAGCACCTGCGCATCTAAATGGCCGAGAATCATTGGCCCCCATGAGCCAATATAATCAACGTAACGCTTACCGTCGGCATCCCAAAAATGAGGTCCTAACGCGCGTTTGATAAAACAAGGGGTGCCGCCCACCGAGCGAAAAGCACGGACGGGAGAGTTAACTCCACCGGGGATGGTTTTTTGGGCTCGCGCGAACAGTTCGTGGTT
The Mycoavidus cysteinexigens genome window above contains:
- the nusB gene encoding transcription antitermination factor NusB, translating into MKSARRRSREFAVQGLYQWLLSGTDASAIVAQLQSAPGFGKADREHFDTLLQGVIRDAKALDTQLTPCIDRPSAELSPIEHAVLLIGAYELMHHIEIPYRVVINEAVEVTKTFGGTDGYKYVNGVLDKLAAQLRAVEIQPASR
- the ribH gene encoding 6,7-dimethyl-8-ribityllumazine synthase; the protein is MEINQYQPDLDGNDLSIGIVQSRFNEAVGNSLTDACLEELERLGVESENVLCITVPGALEIPYALQKLAVSGEFDAFIALGTVIRGETYHFEIVSNQSSAGIQQVALEFQIPIANGVLTTDTEEQAIARIAEKGRDVARVAVEMANLSTAIDLSLIPEEGDEDEEDFE
- the ribBA gene encoding bifunctional 3,4-dihydroxy-2-butanone-4-phosphate synthase/GTP cyclohydrolase II; its protein translation is MSIASTQEIIAELKAGRMVILVDEEDRENEGDLMLAADFVTPEAINFMIRFARGLVCLTLTQECCERLNLPLMTPNNGTQYNTAFTVSIEAAQGVTTGVSPADRARTVQAAVARNARATDIVQPGHIFPVAAQPGGVLVRAGHTEAGCDLTRLAGLTPAAVICEVINDDGSMARLPDLIDFAAKHSLKIGTIADLVQYRSLTESIIERVAERPMHTPHGAFHAVIYRDKSNGAPHIALVRGTPQPDRTTFVRVHEPMSVLDLLEIDGATHSWTLHAALQEIAASECGVIVLMNCSASKEYLFNAFEACNQPEKAAQLKHRPADFKTYGVGAQILRDLNVGKMHVLSSPRKLHAMSCYGLEVTGFAPMPGVTAVQ
- a CDS encoding riboflavin synthase, which encodes MFTGIVAAIGQIETVSPLGDSAAGVRLAVNPGSLSLDDVAPGDSIALQGACMTVVAKQHTVDGPRFIVDVSRESLARTAGLDTPGAVNLEKALRAHDRLGGHLVAGHVDEVGAVTHFAPVGESYELRVLAPPALGRYLAYKGSVTVNGVSLTVNSVHDRVDGCEFSINLIAHTLSATTLKLLKVGARVNLEIDLIARYVERILSSSKASSQ
- the ribD gene encoding bifunctional diaminohydroxyphosphoribosylaminopyrimidine deaminase/5-amino-6-(5-phosphoribosylamino)uracil reductase RibD; this encodes MFSNADFMYMQRALALAARGMYTTTPNPRVGCVLVKDGAVIGEGFTQPAGGAHAEIQALHDARTRGHDPSGATAYVSLEPCSHFGRTPPCAKALIEAQIAQVVSALEDPNPLVSGQGLALLRAAQIDVRCGLLAHEAYELNLGFISRMTRHRPWVRVKIAASLDGRTALPSGESQWITSSAARADSHLWRARACAILTGIGTVRTDNPQLTVRGVDTPRQPLRVLVDSRLEVPLDAHVLNGHAPLLIVCASLDATRAQKAHALRARGAEVISLANHSSAQVDLPALLHLLGERGINELHVEAGPSLNGALLQQHCIDELLIYLAPSLLCDALGMFKLAAPASLAQRVTLSFQSVERVGRELRILARVGALGDNDKTERECAIDTA
- the hemL gene encoding glutamate-1-semialdehyde 2,1-aminomutase is translated as MSRNHELFARAQKTIPGGVNSPVRAFRSVGGTPCFIKRALGPHFWDADGKRYVDYIGSWGPMILGHLDAQVLAAVETALTHGFSFGTPTEAEIEIAEEICKLVPSIEQVRLVCSGTEATMSALRLARGFTKRQRIIKFEGCYHGHADSLLIKAGSGLLSFGQPTSAGVPDTVAQHTTVLEYNNLEQLSETFASIGAEIAAVIVEPIAGNMNLVRGAPTFLQKLRELCTQHGALLIFDEVMSGFRVALGGAQALYNITPDLTCLGKIIGGGMPAAAFGGRREIMAHLAPLGAVYQAGTLAGNPLAVAAGLATLKRLQAPNFYEQLQTQTARLTEGLAQAARAAGLAFSTDHIGGMFGLYFTARPPTCLAEVANCNLEHFNAFFHHMLAAGFYFAPSAYEAGFVSITHDAAVIDATLTAARAAFSALND